One window from the genome of Candidatus Komeilibacteria bacterium CG_4_10_14_0_2_um_filter_37_10 encodes:
- the tsaD gene encoding tRNA (adenosine(37)-N6)-threonylcarbamoyltransferase complex transferase subunit TsaD — protein sequence MLILGIESSCDETAISLVEITKKKLIVQENLVSSQVKLHAKYGGVVPEVAARKHTEVIIPLLEEALGKNYDQQDIDLIAVTSGPGLITSLLVGLETAKTIAYCWRKPIVGVNHLSGHLYSSWLASEELTVEQNDLWPAIALLVSGGHTELLSVQGYENYKIIGRTRDDAVGEAFDKVAKILDLGCPGGPAVAKRAADGDPRAIEFPRPMLREKSFDFSFSGLKTAVRYYVRDHKMNEQLINDICASFQQAVTEVLVSKTLSAVVKYQAKSVIIGGGVAANKQLRKDLLVACDKAGLPFYCPRLTYTGDNAAMIALAGYYQTKDLSLLEFNRLVNNWKKLIPDPNWQL from the coding sequence ATGCTTATTCTAGGAATTGAATCATCATGTGACGAAACAGCTATTAGCTTGGTAGAGATTACCAAGAAAAAGTTAATAGTGCAGGAAAATTTAGTTTCTTCGCAAGTTAAATTACATGCCAAATATGGCGGCGTTGTCCCCGAGGTAGCAGCTCGTAAACACACAGAAGTAATAATTCCTCTTTTGGAAGAGGCGCTGGGTAAAAACTACGATCAGCAGGATATTGATCTAATTGCCGTAACCAGCGGTCCGGGACTGATAACCTCTTTATTGGTAGGCCTAGAAACAGCTAAAACCATCGCTTACTGTTGGCGTAAGCCGATAGTAGGCGTTAATCATCTCAGTGGCCATTTGTACTCTAGCTGGTTGGCTAGTGAAGAGCTAACCGTTGAACAAAATGATTTATGGCCAGCTATTGCGCTTTTGGTTTCTGGTGGGCACACAGAACTATTATCAGTTCAGGGCTATGAAAATTATAAAATTATTGGTCGCACTAGAGACGATGCCGTTGGTGAGGCGTTTGATAAAGTAGCGAAGATTTTAGATCTTGGTTGTCCCGGTGGGCCAGCTGTGGCCAAAAGAGCAGCAGACGGTGACCCACGGGCAATTGAATTTCCTCGTCCGATGCTACGGGAAAAAAGTTTTGATTTTTCTTTTTCCGGATTAAAAACAGCAGTACGCTATTATGTTCGTGATCACAAAATGAACGAGCAGTTGATTAATGATATTTGCGCTAGTTTTCAACAAGCGGTTACTGAAGTTTTGGTCAGCAAGACGCTTTCGGCTGTTGTTAAGTATCAGGCCAAGAGCGTGATCATCGGTGGTGGCGTGGCTGCTAATAAGCAACTGCGGAAAGATTTACTAGTAGCTTGCGATAAAGCTGGTTTACCATTTTATTGTCCACGCCTAACTTATACCGGGGACAATGCGGCAATGATTGCTTTGGCGGGTTATTATCAGACTAAGGACTTATCATTATTAGAATTTAATCGCTTGGTTAATAATTGGAAAAAATTAATACCCGATCCTAACTGGCAATTATAG
- a CDS encoding tRNA (adenosine(37)-N6)-threonylcarbamoyltransferase complex ATPase subunit type 1 TsaE: MKTTQKSKNEADTLNIAKELARTFKGGEIVALSGDLGAGKTIFAKGLAQGLGYKKVITSPTFVLMKLYHPDNPVIKNFVHVDCYRIEDSDDLYGIGLNDYLSRPDTVVAIEWAEKVLDLFTKKKEKLIKVNIISGAKELDRIIEME; encoded by the coding sequence ATGAAAACAACCCAAAAAAGCAAAAACGAAGCAGATACTTTGAATATTGCCAAGGAATTGGCTCGAACTTTTAAGGGTGGTGAGATTGTGGCACTAAGCGGTGACTTGGGTGCTGGTAAGACTATTTTTGCCAAAGGCCTAGCCCAGGGGTTAGGATATAAGAAAGTAATCACCAGTCCGACTTTTGTTTTAATGAAGCTGTATCATCCAGATAATCCAGTAATAAAAAATTTCGTTCATGTTGATTGTTATCGTATTGAAGACTCCGACGATTTGTATGGTATTGGTTTGAATGATTATTTAAGCAGGCCAGATACGGTAGTAGCGATTGAGTGGGCCGAAAAGGTGCTTGATCTATTTACTAAGAAGAAAGAGAAGTTGATTAAAGTAAATATTATTTCGGGAGCGAAAGAGCTGGATCGTATAATTGAAATGGAATAA